In Chroicocephalus ridibundus chromosome 2, bChrRid1.1, whole genome shotgun sequence, the DNA window ACTCTTAGTAATGCTCAGTAAACCTTGGTGATGAATTTGAAATCCTCTTTTTACAGAAGTATCAGAGTTTGACACCCAGCTATACAGCAAGACATTACAGTTTGACACTCTCCATAGGCAGGCAGCAAAACgcagatttgcatttttaaaagggcAAAGAATATTACTCAAACATCAAAATACTAAATTATACACCTCACAAAGTGAAATAATTCATGTTAGCCAAACCCCTTCTAAGCACTAGCACCTTGTACTGTGATAATGATCTGAAAGAGCTTACATCACGCTGGATACTGGATATCAGATACAGACGACACATATACTGTGTATGGATACAGCGCTTTGTGTTTACTGCTCGAgagcttttcttcccccctccccaacacgtGTATTTCAGCCCAGCCTTATTGTTGATGTTAATCCCTTTTTCCTAGCTTTTAGCAAAGGAAGTTGGTGAAGACGTGAATATTCAAAGTCTTTTGACCAATTCTGGCAGCTGGCGTGGACGAGCCCAGCAAATTCTTGTTCTCCAGAGCAAGGTGAGTTAAGACCCTGCATAGTGCCGTGAaagctgggtgctggggtgctcTTTCTAAGTATAGATATTACCTCAGTTTAAGATAAAGATACTATTAGTTCTTCATTAAGTAATTCTTAACATCTGTACCTGCTTATAAGGTGTGTCCCAGTACAAACAACGTCTACTGCAAATACATAGTCGGTCTTTTTCTGTGTTgaggaaagcaaaacactttATGGTAACTTTTGTAATAGGTTTTGGTATGTTTGTGttcatctgtgtgtgtgtgcgcgcatgtgTGTATATGGTGTCAGGGTGCCAAATTTTAAATGTGTGTTAATGTGTGTAGGGCCTTTCATAGTTTCTGCAAACTATATTAATTAGTCTATTGCAAAATGCCAGTTTCAGTATTTAAGCTAGGAATCTTTCACATCTGCGTCAAAGGAGAAAGTTCAGTGGCCTTGGAGAGCTATGGCAGCCTAGTTAAAATCCCAGGGTGTTTTGAAGGTGCCTCTCTCCACTGAGTACAGAAGGAGCCCTGTCAGTGTCTGTGCTCTCGCTTAGACACCTTTGTTCAGTGCATAAAGTCAGATGGGAAGAATTGAGGACAGATAAGATTTTCAAGTTGTTCCCACAGGAACTTCAGTAAAATCTTTAACTCTTGAATCTTCTGAAGGGCACAGTCTAGCTGAAATGTCAGCTTGGAACAAGAAGGCAGTTTTGTCTGCATCATAAATAAAAACTTCTTTCAGGTGTTTTGATATATATTCTtcctatttttctgctgtttaattaTATGTCAACAAACTGTGATTTTTGCACTCTGACTGAAATTATTAACCTTTACTTTCCCTTGAGCAAATTACATTTTCCTCCCATTAGACCCCCTGGCTGGGATTCGTCTGAAGACTGTATGTACTGTACTGTACCAtaatgtagaaatatttttctgagtcaGTCTCCTCAGGCCCCTTCTGTacccatcatagaatcacagaatcataaaaaggttagagttggaagggaccttaaagattatctagttccaaccccttttCCATGGCcaggaacaccttccactagaccaggttgctcaaagtcccatccaacctggccttgaacacctccaggtgcccagggatggggcatccacaacttctctgggcaagctgtgccagtgtctcaccaccctcagagtaaagaatttcttcctaacatctaatctaaatctaccctttcagtttaaaaccattacccctcatcctgtcactgcactccctgataaagagtccatcTCTttatctttcctgcaggcccctggaaggccgctataatgtctccctggagccttctcttctccaggctgaacaaccctagctctctcagcctgtcctcacagcatagcTGCttcagccttctgatcatcttcatggcatcctctggactcactccaacaggtccatatccttcttatgttgtggaccccagagctggacacagtactccaggtggggtctccccagagtggagtagaggggcagaatcacctcccttgccctgctggccacgctgatggggatgcagcccaggatgcagttggctttctgagctgcgggcgcacattgtcagctcatgttgaacttctcgtCCAcgagcacccccaagtccttctcagggctgctctcaatcccttcatcccccagcctgtattgataccagggttGCCCATACCCatgtgcagaaccttgcacttggccttgttgaacctcatgaggttcacacggccccacttctcaagcttgtccaggtccctctggatgggacCTCAGGCCTGTCAACTGCACAGTCAGCTTGGTGTAGTCAGGGGATCCTGTCAATATAGTCACTGGATCAAAAGTGAGGTAGGTGCATCTTATCTAAGAAGACACCTCCAGAACAGGGCAGAGGAACTGTGCTGTAGCAGTGCCCATTTCCTTCTACTGACTATAAAAGTCTGTAGtgaatagctgagatgctggggCTGAGTTCACTTGGCCACACGTAGGTGTCTAATGCCAGTAGGGTATCCCTCTGACCCCTGATCATCTCTCCAGAGGAGAATGGGTGTCTTGTAGATTATGTTTCATATGTGTTCCCAGTATCCCAGGGCACCTAAAACAGCACCAGGTGCCTATGGTCAGGCTAGTGAACTGTGCCTTAGATGTTTTCATTGCGGACATCCTGGATGGTGATTCTGCTAAAGACCAAGATGCCTAAACGTATGTGGGTGAGTGGGTGTTTGCCCTTTTAGAGGAGATACAAGGTATTATTCTGTTGCCCACGCGTGTGTTTAGTGGCATTCAAGATTCTTTGGCGTGCATGCCTGGCCTCCACATGTGGCTCCAATAACGCACAGATCTCCCATGTGTCCTGAGTCTCCTGTAGGTCTGATGTCATATCTCCTGCTGCACAGATGCCCTAGGCATCTGCATTCTTTGTAAGCAGCtaacaaatttaaatttgaaagaacAGGCACTGCTCTGTGTTAGTTAACCAAGAAAATGTCAAGAAGTAATGTACTGCACTCTGAGCTCCCTTTGGTTATGTCCTCTTTGATGCTGAACCACTGTACTCCTTGTAAAGGCTCTGGATGAGTTGTCGTTATTGTCCCCTAGGTTCGAGAGCTGGAGAATCAGTTGGGTCAAAACAAGACCAGAACATCACTGAGTGAGATTGATGAGGAATTGCTGGCACTTACCGATCCAAGGAAGTTGTCAGCCCGAGAGAAGAACTTGTTGAAGATTCGcagcttggaaaaagaaaagaaagacaccTTGGAGGTAAAAACCTGTGAGCTGACAGAGTCCTGTTTGGGTATGTGGTGTGTAATAACTTGCGTTACCTTCAGGGTGTACGTTACACCATTTCAGAAGCCCACCCGATCTGATGGAGCAAGTTCTGCCACACTTCACAGACTGAACAAAAGGCTACCAGGCTTGTTGTCTGGACTGCACTGTTGCATGCCTCTGCAGTAGAAGATTTGGTCTTCCCCTCTGCTTCACAATTCAAGTGTCAGATGCATCCATTTGGCCTGAAATGTGGCCTGAAATGTCAACTGTGCCTGATAGGTGATGttggaaggagggagagatgcTCTGGGTTGCAATGCAGCTGGCACTGGCTTTATACCGAAGGCATGTGTAGAAAGAAGCCCTGCTACAGCTGCATCCAAACTGTGTAGCATCCCACCCACCCTGTGGCCAGATGTGCATAAATACAAACTTCCCCCTCACACCTCGTATATCTGTATAGCTAAGGCCTTCTACATTTGAACAGAACGAAGCTGAGAATTACACCAGACTCCCTCTGAAAATGAGTCTCCATCTATCACATGTAGTAGCTACGAAAATAAACAGGCATCCAGTGTTTAGAGGCTGAGAGAGGCTATAGCCAGTGAAACCGTGAGGTGAAAAGGACGTGTAGACCTGTGTCCACCAGAAACGTGGAGGGTAGAGGTCAAGCTATACATATTCAGGTTAGCAAAGCACATCTCCCTGTGCTCCTTTCCTAGATTTGCTTCTCTAACGGCCATCTGGCACCAGCACAGAGCTTGattagctgctgcttttctcaccGCAATTTAACTGTGCAACAGAATGAGCAATGGGGCGATACACACCTTTCACTCTTGGCCGTGAGAATGAAAGAGAAGATTTATAGCAACAGGCACACAGCACAGAGAAGGCTTTCCTCAGTAACTGTCATCTGCGTGGTTCCACTTCTGCCTTTGTATTTCAGGCTCCATTCGCAACAACTTCCACTGTACTTGTCCATTATTACTTAACTGCTGGCATGCTCCCTGACCAGTTTCATCTAGGTGAAGGCATGGCTCAGGGGGCAGCGTATGCCGAGGACTGCTTCTGGTACTCAGCGTGGCATCACCACCCTGTATCTGGAAGGAGGAGAGTTTCCCCATGGAGAGTGATGAGGCAAATGAAAAAGCGGGAGCGTACAGAATTAGGTTTTAACACAAAATTATCATTTGCTTCCTGGCACGTACTGAATCAACCTAGTCCGCTTGTATTCCTGAGCAGACAGATCTTTTTTGATGCTGGCAAGGAGGCAGTGAGTAGTGTCGTTTATAATTTCTACCTATTTAGGGATGATATGGTATGCCAGTTCCATTTTTTTGGATTCTACCAGAGCACCTGGGGCTTAGTGATAGCCTATAACTGTCGTTTCCTATGATGTGTTTGCATCACTGCAGAAACTCACCGGGGAACATGACGCACTCCAAAAAAGTCAtgaggaagtgaaaaaaaaactcGACGCATCAAAAGCCAGGAACAAAGTACTGTGCAGCGAAGTGAAAACCCTGAAGGGACAGATCGTAACcttgctggagaaaggaaaacacgACGATGAGCTCATAGACGCCTTACTGGTACAGTCTGACTATTACTGTTGGTCCCAGCCCCTGCAGATCTATAAGTGATGAAACATGATGTCATTTAATGACATGGTGACACAGACAACCTTAGGGTATACGGGGGCCTGATGAATCAAACTGTGACAGCCAGAGGTTTCCTAGTCCGCTAGAGCCCTTCACTTTGGATCAGATCATGTAAAGGCTGTACGACAGCACCAGGCGTGACACAGCTGTAGTCAAGTGTCTCTAAGGGGTTGTaagaaacattttgcagaagGACTGAAATAGGATTGTCTGGTAGGTAGAGGAAGGGCTTCATTCCTGAGCCATGAAGCTGGACTGTATTCTCTGTTCCGCTTTCAGCTCCACcgatagattttttttcttagaatgcCTGCAATCTTGTGCTTTAATTTGTTGTGTTACACAGCCCAAAACACACAAGCTGAACCATGAGTACTAAACCGTGTAGACATTCACTTGAAATAGCTGGAGCTGAGAAGAGTTGTCCCCTTCAAACCCAGGACTTGAGATGCAGTTAGGCTGAAATAAATGGCAGCTATCATGGTCTTGCAGGATCCTTTTGTCCTGCCATGGTTCTAAACAATCTTTCCCCAAttacaacaatgaaaaaaaattagaaaatatgctACTTCCTAGTGGAGTTTTTCCTGATACAGCTCCTCACAAGTTTCAAATCACATTTCCTTGCTTCTGTACGTAGGTTTTAGCTAGGACGTGCTTTGACTAAGCTGGCGTTCACCTTTCTGCACACCAGGCAGCCGCGGGGAGGCTGGGTACTGACCAGCAGATTAGGGAGATTACAGAAGAGCCAAATAACAGTTGTCACTTTTTCTAAGTCAGAGCATTCTCACTAAAATTAGTACAGAAAGATGTGAGTTTATTTGGGAAGGAATGGTTAAGCTGTTTTATCCCTTACGCGAAAGAAGCACCTTGCTTGTAGTTTGTTGGCCTGACAGAACAAACTGTCTGGCAAGTATTTGATTTGTCAGTGTGAGAAAAGCTCCAAAACCCACTGGTAAAAACAGCCTAGCCACATAGCTGGCGTCCCATACCACCCTCATCTCTTAATGTGACTTATCACACCGTCTGATTGTGTTCTAATTTCACGCAAAAGCAAATTGAAATCTTTACTTTTATCCAATTTATGAAAAAGTCACCTCCTTTGACAAAAACtggcctttttttctctcttttctgctaCGCTCAGGAGCAAAGCTGCCAGCAAACTGAATCTCAGTTGCTCAGGTCTTTTCTACTTGCACCATCCAGTCACTGAAGTCTTGATATGACAGCAAGGGCCAGTGGGGACAGACTGTCCTTACCCAGCCGCATCTGTCTGGGTGCTGCAAGAAGTGCTGCGCAGTCTTTTCAAGGGATAGATGCTGAGAACAAGACAAGGTGATCTCATGCTTAAAACAGAAGGGACCAAATTCTTGGAGCAGCGTTAGTGACCTCAGGGTGCTTACACCAGGGAATGGGTTTGGCAGGGCAGTGGCTTTCCCTGGCGTTCCTAAATGGGTAGTTGTCTTGGAGGGTGTAAAACACCCAGGGAGTCTTCATAATCATTGTGTACAGAAGTGAAGATCTCACTCATTGTTTCTATTTTATCAGAGACAACAGAAGGAAATGCAGGAGATCTTAAAGCACCTGAGCTACCAGGACGAGAAGAGCAAGGAGTCCCAGCAGATGCTAGGGCAGCGCTTGAACAGTGAGgttcagaaacaaaactgcctTATAGAGCAGCTCAGACAGATGGTGGCTGAACGAGAAGCAAAGGTTaaagagctggaagaggagaTTGGGCAGCTCACACTTCAGGTAGGCAGCCAGAAGAAATGAACTGGAGGAGCATACTTTGTAATCGGTTTAGATCTGCTCTTCCAATTCCCTCTCTCTTGTTGTTTGAGATGGTTGCTAGCTTGAGAGACCGATACCTGACCTACTGAAGGTCTCTCGTGATGGAATGGTAAAGCAGGAATTCTTTCTTGTAACTCTTaagtttctttcctgtttgtaTGTAACTTTTCTTCAAGCTgtttaagcaacagaaaacataGAAATACCAGTCACATCCACATGTGGCTTTGTGCCAAGACCGTGCCACAAGTCTGACAGCAAGGGTTGGGCTGCAACGGGGACTTCTTAGTATTCAGCTTCCTTGGCTGGCAAAGGaagcaagcaaagaaacacaGGTGAGGGCAACATCAGCAGGCTGCCGTGGCACCCAGCTGCATCCCCTCATGGAGTGATGGAACCCCTAGTAAGTTATTCTCATCTCCCACTGTAAACCACTTCAAAAACTTCCTCTCCCACAGATCTCCAGACTATTAATCTGAGTCTGATGGGTCTCGGGCATGTGGAAATTTCATGGTACAGCTGAAAGAATTGGGAAGGTTGTCCCCTTGTAGACTAGTatgttaaaaatgtttctgaCTTTGGTGGTCTGGTGTTGCAAACTGACAGAGGCAAGGTGGTACTGTTGCCAGAGCACAGTTTCatatgaaactgcatttttttactgACTTTTGTTTTGTTCCCATCCTGCAATGGATAGAAACTAAAGAAAAGTTTCGGAGGAGGtcctgtaaaacaaaaattctgGCGTGCTTGTAGCAATAATCATAAGCTGCTGATTAGGCATTGATGCAACTATTTTCCTTTGAACTGTGTAATTGGTTTTGTAACCTGCTCAACATTAACAGAAGAAATCTGCCCATCAAGGGGATGgttcaggagctgctgctgatACACCACCTTCTGAGCACTCAGAAGATCCAGGTTTTACTCTGCTTAAGCCTCTGGCATCAGGCAGCAATCAGGTTGGAAGGATTGGATCTGCTCGGTAAGAAGACCCGAATGTCAATGTTTAAAATTGTTGTGAGTTATTCAGAAGCATGGTTTTCCCAGACAATTtcccaacaaaaccccaagcgCTGTGTGCCAACAGCCGTGGCAGCCTGTTTACAGTATATGGGAATCTCTAATCACGTTATCTCTTGGACTTTTCGTCCTGGAACAGAGAAAGATATACAGACTTGCAGACATTACTACATTTGGCATGATTGTAGTGCAGCTAATTCTCTTTCTCCAGCTCAGATAATGTTTATGTGGTTAGCTTAAGTGCCTGTGATTCTTCTCTCTTATGAGAAACGGGGCTTCTAATGAGCAGACTTCTGAAAGCAGGGTGGCAATTTAATGCAAAATGCCATTTTAGGTAAGCACTAAATCACTGGCGCATTATTTAAATCAATAAATACGCTTCGAGTAGGATTTACTTGCAGAAACGTTGAAAACACACCACATCGTTTGCTCTTAACAAACACCCTTTTTAAAGCCTCACTGAGAACCATGTAAATTACACTAATCTTAATACAGCAgtaaatctgatttttgtttAGACTGATGTGACTCTGTATCACTCTGGCGGTGTAAAGGGACCAGAACACCAGAGCAAGTTATATCCTTTCCTgttaaaatgctggttttgttgctAAAGAGTTCATGGTCTAATTGACAATGGGGATTTGGGACTGGTCTTCTGAGGAAAGAGGATATTTTTCATCAAGTTAAGttgcagctgttttcttccatGTAATTTTAACTCGCCTGCCACATTACTGTAGACACTGAATTTGGCTTTAAAATTGTCTGATGTATCCCTGAGTCTAAGTAGAGCATTACTACAAAGTTTAAGAAAAGttcttctcagtgtttttgagtaAGAGTTAAAACATCCTTACTTTGAAAGTTTCTACATCTCCCTTGTTCTATTCTTCTGACTGACTTTATTCTCCCACTTCTAACTGTGCAGAAGTCGTTCTCTTCTCATGTAGCAAATCTATATTTCCTCCACTTTTTCACTTCGTACGTCTGCTGATGGTAAGCAGGAAGGCAAgcgggaaaaggaggctgagtaATGGCTTTGTAGAAGCCACTAAGTGCGATGCATGAATTATTGCTTGTGTACGTGGCTAACGTAGCTCTGTCGTGAAAATAGCTGACATGTCAGGTGGGCAATGAATGAGTCTGAAAACTGCAAGAGCCGTTAATAACTTGGTCAGCAGGGCTCACTCATTCCATTAACTTTAATATGCTGATGAAGTCTCTATTCCATTTTGCTTTAGTGAATCATCATTTCCTATCAGgaaagatgaaatgaaaaacGCTATAAATAGGAACTAAAGCCCCTTGGAGATGTCGAAgttaaaatctgcatttttagaCTGGGCCATTTTTGTCATTATCAACTTTAACTTGATTTTTTGGATTAACCACTCCTAGCCTAGAAGGCAGCTCTGCCTGTTCCACAATATTAAGACTTTATCCTCTATTAGCTGCAGCCTAAAGGCAAGGAAACGTGGGCTCTGTCTACAGGGATTTGCCTTTAGGCAGTTGAGctcaaattcagaaaacaaacacatgctAGAACTGGATGTCCCAAGCACACATACCATTTTGCATAAAGCTCATCCAGCCTGGAAGTGATACCCTGGTGTTATCAGTTGACTCCTCCTCTTACAACAGTAAGCCTGATGCATCTTCTTGAGGGCATCCACAAAGTAGAAGGGTtcagaaaagtatatttttaagggGCATTTGGAAGTAGAAGTTGTGCACCCAGCTCCGTTGGTGTGCTGGTTTGAGGTATGGTTGTGAAAGCATGCCACGTGCAAACACCATCAAACAAGAACAGTAACCTGTGCTTGTTTCTCATCTTGGTGGGTGAAGACGTAAGATGAGAGTGCTCAGTGCAAGGGTCCAAGGCAGCGCCTGCGAGGAAACAGAGCATCAGTGGCCATTTGTGGGAGCCAAGCAGGGTCGAGAGCTATTTCTGCTCACGAGCTGCTGTGTGGCTGCTCCACGACACGGAGCTCCACAGTGCTGGTCTGGAGCACCAGCAAAGTATCCCCAGAAGCGCAAAAATCAAACACTGAGCTATAGTTTTTACGCATTGGAGACACAAGGTGTATTTGCAGCGTGGAGTCGGGGAGCGAGCGGAGCTATTGTGCATGCAGGGCCTGTGTGATACCCGCTCAGGAGGCTCTGGGAGGCTTTTTCCCTACAAGGCAGCAATAAACAGGCACTGGAAAATGACCCGAGTTCTTGGAGGATTGCCCTCTGTAGAGCTCAGTGCCTAACAAAGCTTTCTTCCTCTCAGCACAGTGTCCAAGATGGGCCATACGCTTGTAGAGTCGGCAGCTACTAAGCCTTCCCTTCTCAGTAATAACATCACGCCTGGAAGGTATGTATATAAACTTCATCATAAACAAGGGAGGTTTCCTGCCACGCTCCGCAAGCTGCTGGCAAGCCTTGTCCTTGTCTGCCTTCTTTCTGTAACAAACAGCTTCTTCCACCTTCCTTTCTACCCGATACTGCCAAAGAGCTCAGACACAGGCTTGAGTGTCTTCTTGCTATCTTCTTAAGTTTTTAATTGATTGCTAGTTTTATGCCCCATAAatcctatttttcctttctcccccccaGTCACCAAGATTTCTCCTGCTTTTTGCTCTAGAGGAGATATTACTGAACACTCCTGTGCAGAGAGGTCGGAGAAGTAATGAAGTACATAATAATGGGATACATGTGAAAACTGCCCCTTCCTTTCATCATGTATTAGGCACAAGATCGGCCTTTGCATTAATGTTGCCTGAAGCCTTTCAGTGGGAGAAAATCAATAGCGTGCCATTTAATAGCTTAGCCCAGCACTTCGGAGAATCCACATGTAGGCTTCTTTCACTTTGGCAGTAGCAACGGGAGGAGAGTCAGTGACAGTGAATTGATCAGAGGTGGAAGTTTGTTTTCAGGGGTGATGAGAAGGGAGAACATCCTTCTGAAGGAAAAGACCTTTCTAATGAAACTCACGGTGGCTTTATTTCCAAGTATTTCTATTCCATTTATTGCAGTATAGAGGTTGATGCTGGGGGGAGGTAGTGAGCCTGGCTCTGCATTCTGGCTTCGGCTTCAGACAAGTGTATTTTGATATGTTTTTCAAATCCTGTCTTTGTTTCGTTTCTTTCGTTTGTGAAATGGGAAACAGACTCTCTACGCTTCTGCTGCTTTTAGGCTTGCTGGCACTGGCAGCCCGGATTTGAAAGCGCTGCAGACGCAGATCACAGAGCACAAGGCTCTCTGCCAGGCTGCTGAAGTGGAAAGAGACAGGCTCCTGGAACTGGTCACTGTGCTGCAGAAAAGGTAGCGGCTGATTCTGCCAGTATCCTTTGTGGGATGCTGTGATTAAGGAGCCCTTGAGACGTGTGAGAGTCTATAGCGTGCAAGTACAGTACGCCATACGCTGCCAGTGTGATCCCTTCCTTAAATAGgggcttttaaattttttctgctCAATTTCCCTGCGTAGTTgatgattcattttttttttattattcttttagaACAAAGAGCAGAAACAATGGAGTCATCTTCAAGCTTGCTGCACCTAAATACAACTAGAGCTcctgtatttatatatatgtggTGTTATTTAGGCAGCAATATTATTCATCA includes these proteins:
- the CCDC13 gene encoding coiled-coil domain-containing protein 13 isoform X3 — its product is MESDIKVNEYFKSQFKAYQEQQQRRLQNLMEKKKEKQNSQKGDNGNAKETFRIPNDLNLFETGQPVNEDDSKRLLERENEQLQDQLREVRDENCRLYKLVAEKDFEIKQLQKKIQEDRLALSGTSGLAGDVAATKIVELAKKNREITAETEREKAKVKQLNNKVKELEKELQTAVEKIHSLGGDDAGIKQSTLKMIDGNLAESPEVKALQEKLTTANFKVMEYRNQLQSAKQELKMTQKLLAKEVGEDVNIQSLLTNSGSWRGRAQQILVLQSKVRELENQLGQNKTRTSLSEIDEELLALTDPRKLSAREKNLLKIRSLEKEKKDTLEKLTGEHDALQKSHEEVKKKLDASKARNKVLCSEVKTLKGQIVTLLEKGKHDDELIDALLRQQKEMQEILKHLSYQDEKSKESQQMLGQRLNSEVQKQNCLIEQLRQMVAEREAKVKELEEEIGQLTLQKKSAHQGDGSGAAADTPPSEHSEDPGFTLLKPLASGSNQVGRIGSARTVSKMGHTLVESAATKPSLLSNNITPGRLAGTGSPDLKALQTQITEHKALCQAAEVERDRLLELVTVLQKRVEESSDKVLEVEKRLQEERRRCVILEQQLEKLQMDPGRNTSAQKPPLRSKTGL
- the CCDC13 gene encoding coiled-coil domain-containing protein 13 isoform X4; this translates as MESDIKVNEYFKSQFKAYQEQQQRRLQNLMEKKKEKQNSQKGDNGNAKETFRIPNDLNLFETGQPVNEDDSKRLLERENEQLQDQLREVRDENCRLYKLVAEKDFEIKQLQKKIQEDRLALSGTSGLAGDVAATKIVELAKKNREITAETEREKAKVKQLNNKVKELEKELQTAVEKIHSLGGDDAGIKQSTLKMIDGNLAESPEVKALQEKLTTANFKVMEYRNQLQSAKQELKMTQKLLAKEVGEDVNIQSLLTNSGSWRGRAQQILVLQSKVRELENQLGQNKTRTSLSEIDEELLALTDPRKLSAREKNLLKIRSLEKEKKDTLEKLTGEHDALQKSHEEVKKKLDASKARNKVLCSEVKTLKGQIVTLLEKGKHDDELIDALLRQQKEMQEILKHLSYQDEKSKESQQMLGQRLNSEVQKQNCLIEQLRQMVAEREAKVKELEEEIGQLTLQKKSAHQGDGSGAAADTPPSEHSEDPGFTLLKPLASGSNQVGRIGSARTVSKMGHTLVESAATKPSLLSNNITPGRLAGTGSPDLKALQTQITEHKALCQAAEVERDRLLELVTVLQKRFGGCHL